A genomic window from Blastococcus saxobsidens DD2 includes:
- a CDS encoding amidohydrolase — protein MCGSDGDAQVRGSLLLTDVTIGDRPGRAVHVVDGRISWLGAAADAPAAGRVIGGEGALLTPAFVDAHVHATAAGLALTGLDLHSSLSLADALASLRAHVAATPAGILLGTGWDETGWPERRGLTRADLDAVAGSRPVYLARVDVHSATVSTALLDLVPGITDLPGFSPDGRLRLDAHHVARQAAYGAVGPAQRRSAQRASRAAAAALGIGTLHEMAGPEVSSADDLGELLRLAGAEPGPRVLGYWGELSERGGLELVRELGLAGAGGDLFCDGALGSHTAALSTPYDDRGDTSGALRFETASLVAHVRACTVAGIQAGFHCIGDAAVAQVLDAVAAVVAELGIAAVRACRHRLEHLEMPSAQVVGRMSDWHMVASVQPAFDAAWGGDAGMYAERLGVARALATNPFADLADSGVALALGSDAPVTPLDPWGGVHAAVDHRTPGSGLRPFDAFDAATHGGWFAARAEHPAGPLAVGAPADLALWETGEGLSRVLADRSRPECRLLVVDGVPLGRA, from the coding sequence ATGTGCGGTTCCGATGGGGACGCGCAGGTGCGCGGATCGCTGCTGCTCACCGACGTGACCATCGGCGACCGGCCGGGCAGGGCGGTGCACGTCGTGGACGGCCGGATCTCCTGGCTGGGTGCGGCCGCCGATGCGCCGGCTGCCGGCCGGGTGATCGGGGGAGAGGGGGCGCTGCTCACACCCGCCTTCGTCGACGCCCACGTGCACGCCACCGCGGCCGGGCTGGCACTCACCGGTCTCGACCTCCACTCGAGCCTGAGCCTTGCCGACGCGCTCGCGTCGTTGCGGGCACACGTCGCAGCGACCCCTGCCGGCATCCTCCTGGGCACCGGCTGGGACGAGACCGGCTGGCCGGAGCGCCGCGGTCTCACCCGCGCCGACCTCGACGCGGTGGCCGGGAGCCGGCCGGTCTACCTCGCGCGCGTCGACGTCCACTCCGCGACGGTCTCGACCGCACTGCTGGACCTCGTCCCGGGGATCACCGACCTACCGGGCTTCTCGCCCGACGGCAGGCTGCGCCTGGACGCCCACCACGTCGCCCGCCAGGCGGCCTACGGCGCGGTCGGGCCCGCCCAGCGCCGCTCCGCCCAGCGGGCCTCCCGGGCGGCCGCCGCCGCGCTGGGCATCGGCACCCTGCACGAGATGGCCGGACCCGAGGTCTCCTCGGCCGACGACCTCGGTGAGCTGCTGCGCCTGGCCGGTGCGGAGCCCGGCCCGCGGGTGCTCGGCTACTGGGGCGAGCTCTCCGAGCGCGGTGGCCTCGAGCTGGTCCGTGAGCTCGGGCTGGCCGGCGCCGGGGGAGACCTCTTCTGCGACGGCGCGCTCGGCTCGCACACCGCGGCCCTCAGCACCCCCTACGACGACCGGGGCGACACGTCCGGCGCGCTGCGGTTCGAGACGGCATCGCTGGTGGCGCACGTGCGGGCCTGCACGGTGGCCGGGATCCAGGCCGGCTTCCACTGCATCGGCGACGCCGCCGTCGCCCAGGTGCTGGACGCGGTGGCCGCGGTCGTCGCCGAGCTGGGGATCGCCGCCGTCCGCGCCTGCCGGCACCGCCTCGAACACCTGGAGATGCCCTCGGCCCAGGTGGTGGGCCGGATGAGCGACTGGCACATGGTGGCCAGCGTCCAGCCGGCCTTCGACGCCGCCTGGGGTGGAGACGCCGGCATGTACGCCGAGCGGCTGGGCGTGGCGCGCGCCCTGGCCACCAACCCGTTCGCCGACCTCGCCGACAGCGGCGTCGCGCTGGCGCTGGGCAGCGACGCACCGGTCACGCCGCTGGACCCGTGGGGAGGCGTGCACGCCGCCGTCGACCACCGCACGCCCGGCTCCGGCCTGCGCCCGTTCGACGCATTCGACGCCGCCACCCACGGCGGCTGGTTCGCCGCCCGCGCCGAGCACCCCGCGGGCCCGCTCGCCGTCGGTGCGCCGGCCGACCTCGCCCTGTGGGAGACCGGGGAAGGGCTGTCCCGGGTTCTCGCCGACCGGTCGCGGCCGGAGTGCCGGCTGCTGGTCGTGGACGGCGTCCCGCTGGGCCGTGCGTGA
- a CDS encoding GNAT family N-acetyltransferase, with amino-acid sequence MDVVEQVRTGRLRLRPWTTGAADLARLADVYGRDEVTRWLGGGPSVPPAELVARWSAVHQLDSRFLCWAIERPDGVPAGTVLLKPLPNGVGEVEVGWHLHPDSWGGGYATEAARAVVDRAFGLGLPEVYAVVRPGNERSMAVCRRLGMTPLGRMTRWYDVELEAFRLMAPVVVE; translated from the coding sequence ATGGACGTGGTCGAGCAGGTGCGCACCGGGCGGCTACGGCTCCGACCCTGGACGACCGGCGCCGCGGACCTCGCCCGGCTGGCCGACGTCTACGGCCGGGACGAGGTGACCCGGTGGCTGGGCGGCGGTCCGTCCGTGCCCCCCGCCGAGCTCGTCGCCCGCTGGTCTGCGGTGCACCAGCTCGACTCCCGCTTCCTCTGCTGGGCCATCGAGCGGCCCGACGGCGTGCCGGCCGGGACGGTGCTGCTCAAGCCGCTGCCGAACGGGGTCGGGGAGGTGGAGGTCGGCTGGCACCTGCACCCCGACTCGTGGGGCGGCGGCTACGCCACCGAAGCCGCGCGGGCGGTGGTGGACCGGGCGTTCGGGCTCGGCCTGCCGGAGGTCTACGCCGTCGTACGACCCGGCAACGAGCGGTCGATGGCGGTCTGCAGGCGGCTGGGGATGACACCGCTGGGCCGGATGACCCGGTGGTACGACGTCGAGCTCGAAGCGTTCCGGCTCATGGCCCCCGTCGTGGTGGAGTGA
- a CDS encoding lysophospholipid acyltransferase family protein, with translation MYTASWRDVVRPGLFGASPDPRDKPYRFVIRIALVVFRLLRFRFDVRGSEHVPAAGGAIICSNHVSFFDFTFLGLGALPQHRLVRFMAKAAVFDHWLAGPFMRAMKHIPVDRKAGSAAFEAAVRALKDGEVVGVFPEATISTSFTVKELKAGAARMAIDSGVPIIPAAVWGGHRVATKNHKVELRRGVPVTIVFGEPIIAEPGEQIPAVLARVRTAMETLLDEAQRSYPDQPAGDDDRWWQPAHLGGTAPTPSEAAAADSVRAAGRETRTTKRTLGRRISGLLRRR, from the coding sequence ATGTACACCGCGAGCTGGCGTGACGTCGTCCGTCCGGGGCTGTTCGGTGCCTCACCCGACCCCCGGGACAAGCCCTACCGGTTCGTCATCCGGATCGCGCTGGTGGTCTTCCGGCTCCTGCGCTTCCGGTTCGACGTCCGCGGATCCGAGCACGTCCCCGCGGCCGGCGGCGCGATCATCTGCAGCAACCACGTCAGCTTCTTCGACTTCACCTTCCTCGGCCTCGGTGCGCTGCCCCAGCACCGACTGGTGCGGTTCATGGCGAAGGCAGCGGTGTTCGACCACTGGCTCGCCGGCCCGTTCATGCGGGCCATGAAGCACATCCCGGTCGACCGGAAGGCCGGTTCCGCCGCCTTCGAGGCCGCCGTGCGCGCGCTGAAGGACGGCGAGGTCGTCGGCGTCTTCCCCGAGGCGACGATCAGCACCAGCTTCACGGTGAAGGAGCTCAAGGCCGGCGCGGCGCGCATGGCGATCGACTCCGGTGTGCCGATCATCCCGGCCGCGGTGTGGGGTGGCCACCGGGTGGCCACGAAGAACCACAAGGTCGAGCTGCGTCGCGGCGTTCCGGTGACGATCGTCTTCGGCGAGCCCATCATCGCCGAGCCCGGCGAGCAGATCCCTGCAGTCCTGGCGCGCGTGCGCACCGCCATGGAGACGCTGCTGGACGAGGCCCAGCGCAGCTACCCCGACCAGCCGGCCGGCGACGACGACCGGTGGTGGCAGCCGGCCCACCTCGGGGGAACCGCCCCCACGCCGTCCGAGGCGGCCGCCGCCGACTCGGTGCGTGCCGCCGGGCGGGAGACGCGGACCACCAAGCGGACGCTGGGCCGCCGGATCAGCGGCCTGCTGCGGCGCCGCTGA
- a CDS encoding carboxylate-amine ligase, whose protein sequence is MRTMGVEEELLVVDADGVPVPEGPEALAVAARRGDGEDVEQHDRADRGDADAAPETAHLAPELKAQQVELGTPVCETLAEVDAQLRHWRERADAAALAAGARIAALATSPVAVDPVTTAGERYGRLVDDFGQTARDVLTCGCHVHVSVADDEEGVAVLNRIRLWLPVLTAMTANSPYWQGQDTAYASFRSQVWQRWPSAGPTGPFADAADYHRLVDAMLQTGTVLDAGMVYFDARLSARWPTVEVRSADVALRVEDAVTLAGLVRGLVETAARDARDGGAVPEMRPEILRLAAWRAGRSGLSGDLVHPRTGRPVAAAAVLTDLLEHVRPALADAGDEERVSDGVAALLSRGTGADLQRRVRQDTGDLTAVVRAAVAATTEGDPRAAVGASS, encoded by the coding sequence ATGCGGACCATGGGCGTCGAGGAAGAACTGCTGGTCGTCGATGCCGACGGTGTGCCCGTACCCGAGGGCCCCGAGGCGCTGGCCGTCGCCGCACGGCGCGGTGACGGGGAGGACGTCGAGCAGCACGACCGCGCCGACCGGGGAGATGCCGACGCCGCCCCGGAGACGGCCCACCTGGCACCCGAGCTCAAGGCGCAGCAGGTCGAACTGGGGACGCCGGTCTGCGAGACGCTCGCCGAGGTGGATGCCCAGCTACGTCACTGGCGCGAGCGCGCCGACGCCGCCGCGCTCGCCGCCGGAGCACGGATCGCGGCGCTCGCCACCTCTCCGGTCGCCGTCGATCCGGTCACGACGGCGGGCGAGCGCTACGGGCGGTTGGTGGACGACTTCGGCCAGACCGCCCGCGACGTGCTCACCTGCGGCTGCCACGTGCACGTCTCGGTCGCCGACGACGAGGAGGGCGTGGCCGTCCTCAACCGGATCCGGCTCTGGCTGCCGGTGCTCACCGCGATGACCGCCAACTCGCCGTACTGGCAGGGGCAGGACACCGCCTACGCCAGCTTCCGGTCGCAGGTGTGGCAGCGGTGGCCCTCGGCCGGCCCCACCGGGCCATTCGCCGACGCCGCGGACTACCACCGGCTCGTCGACGCCATGCTGCAGACCGGGACGGTCCTGGACGCCGGCATGGTCTATTTCGACGCCCGGCTCTCGGCGCGCTGGCCGACCGTCGAGGTGCGTTCGGCCGACGTCGCGCTCAGGGTGGAGGACGCCGTCACGCTGGCCGGCCTGGTGCGGGGTCTGGTCGAGACGGCCGCCCGGGACGCACGCGACGGGGGAGCGGTGCCGGAGATGCGGCCGGAGATCCTCCGCCTGGCCGCCTGGCGGGCGGGGCGGTCCGGTCTGTCCGGGGACCTCGTCCACCCGCGCACCGGCCGCCCGGTCGCGGCCGCCGCCGTCCTCACCGATCTCCTCGAGCACGTCCGCCCCGCACTCGCCGACGCAGGTGACGAGGAGCGCGTCTCCGACGGGGTGGCGGCCCTGCTGTCCCGGGGCACCGGCGCCGATCTCCAGCGCCGCGTGCGCCAGGACACCGGCGACCTCACCGCCGTGGTCCGCGCCGCGGTCGCCGCCACCACGGAAGGGGACCCCCGGGCGGCCGTCGGGGCCAGCAGCTAG
- a CDS encoding Rv2578c family radical SAM protein: protein MRWEAQRIDVEDPSALPGMPSIRGLLRSVQVPEFPGLTFHEVRARSALNKVPGDSAVPFPYTINPYRGCSHSCLYCYARRTHEWLEFDSGRDFDTQVVVKTNLADVLGKELTRPTWRREHVALGTNTDPYQRAEGRYRLMPGVIRALADSGTPFSILTKGTLLRRDVSLLAEASRQVPVGLGISMAIWDDALHAGLEPGVPTPRARLDLVRTLADAGLRCGVFLAPVLPGLTDDEASLDAALGAIATAGATGVTVIPLHLRPGAREWFMAWLAGAHPGLVPRYERLYARRAYVPAEYRSWLSRRVAPLLARHGLDRRSGGAARQIDRPVATAVPGDEGVGFPDGSLPTGGLPGIRPPDPPRPAGVAPEDTGGPEQLTLL from the coding sequence GTGCGGTGGGAGGCCCAGCGGATCGACGTCGAGGACCCCTCGGCGCTGCCGGGCATGCCGTCGATCCGCGGTCTGCTGCGCAGCGTGCAGGTGCCGGAGTTCCCGGGGCTGACCTTCCACGAGGTGCGGGCGCGCAGCGCCCTCAACAAGGTGCCCGGCGATTCGGCCGTGCCGTTCCCGTACACGATCAATCCGTACCGGGGGTGCAGTCATTCGTGCCTCTACTGCTATGCGCGCCGGACCCACGAATGGCTCGAGTTCGACTCCGGCCGCGACTTCGACACGCAGGTCGTGGTCAAGACGAATCTCGCCGACGTGCTGGGCAAGGAGCTCACCCGGCCGACGTGGCGGCGCGAGCACGTGGCCCTGGGCACGAACACCGACCCGTACCAGCGCGCGGAGGGGCGGTACCGGCTGATGCCGGGCGTCATCCGCGCCCTCGCCGACTCCGGCACGCCCTTCTCGATCCTGACGAAAGGCACCCTGCTGCGCCGGGACGTGTCGCTGCTGGCCGAGGCCTCGCGCCAGGTGCCGGTCGGGCTCGGTATCTCCATGGCGATCTGGGACGACGCACTGCACGCGGGTCTGGAGCCCGGTGTGCCCACGCCGCGCGCCCGGCTCGACCTCGTCCGCACCCTGGCCGACGCCGGCCTGCGGTGCGGGGTATTCCTGGCCCCGGTCCTGCCCGGACTCACCGACGACGAGGCGAGCCTGGACGCGGCTCTCGGCGCCATCGCGACCGCCGGCGCGACCGGGGTCACCGTCATCCCGCTGCACCTGCGCCCGGGTGCACGGGAGTGGTTCATGGCCTGGCTGGCCGGCGCCCACCCCGGGCTGGTGCCGCGCTACGAGCGGTTGTACGCCCGCCGGGCCTACGTGCCGGCGGAGTACCGCAGCTGGCTGTCGCGGCGGGTGGCCCCGCTGCTGGCGCGGCACGGTCTGGACCGCCGTTCCGGGGGCGCCGCACGGCAAATCGACCGTCCGGTCGCCACCGCGGTGCCCGGCGACGAGGGGGTCGGGTTCCCCGACGGCAGCCTCCCGACGGGCGGCTTGCCCGGCATCCGGCCGCCTGACCCGCCGCGCCCGGCCGGGGTCGCGCCCGAGGACACCGGTGGACCGGAGCAGCTGACCCTGCTGTGA
- a CDS encoding Lrp/AsnC family transcriptional regulator, producing MGSSNSPAEAGGVAVDVDHALMAALARDGRASYTDLAERVGLSVSAVHQRVRRLEQRGLITGYRATLDAKQLGLPLTAFVSITPSDAQTDDAPALLAHLDAIEECHAVAGVESYILKVRVASPDALEVLLKEIRSAANVTTRTTVVLSTPYEARPPL from the coding sequence GTGGGCTCGTCGAACTCCCCGGCTGAGGCCGGCGGCGTCGCCGTGGACGTCGACCACGCGCTGATGGCGGCCCTCGCCCGGGACGGGCGGGCGAGCTACACCGACCTCGCGGAACGGGTCGGGCTGTCGGTCTCGGCGGTGCACCAGCGGGTGCGCCGGCTCGAGCAGCGCGGGCTGATCACCGGCTACCGCGCGACCCTGGACGCCAAGCAGCTGGGGCTGCCGCTGACCGCCTTCGTGTCGATCACCCCGTCCGACGCGCAGACCGACGACGCGCCGGCCCTGCTCGCGCACCTCGACGCGATCGAGGAGTGCCACGCGGTCGCGGGGGTGGAGAGCTACATCCTCAAGGTGCGGGTCGCCTCGCCCGACGCCCTCGAGGTGCTGCTCAAGGAGATCCGGTCCGCGGCGAACGTGACGACCCGGACGACCGTCGTCCTCTCCACCCCCTACGAGGCCCGCCCGCCGCTCTGA
- a CDS encoding M24 family metallopeptidase — protein sequence MGNPTAPHGSDPLVTIDRVHAARSVAAELGVDLLVLTPGADLRYLCGYDAHAMERLTALAVPRSGEPFLVVPRLEAPMVDAGPAGALGLELLAWDETDDAFAVLAGAATARLGTAPARVAVGSRTWAEHALGVHRALPGSALELAAPVVDRLRMVKTPAEIEELALAGAAIDRVHARMGEWLTVGRTEADIGADIAAAIRAEGHVGVDFTIVGSGPNGASPHHELSDRTVQAGELVVVDIGGETATGYRSDCTRTYVVGGSASAEVAEWYGVLHAAQQAATAAVRPGVTAEQIDAAAREVISSAGWGEYFIHRTGHGIGLDTHEAPYIVAGNDLPLEPGMAFSVEPGIYLPGRHGARIEDIVVCTDDGVRVLNNGPRGLVELPG from the coding sequence GTGGGAAACCCGACAGCTCCGCACGGATCCGACCCGCTCGTGACCATCGACCGGGTGCACGCCGCCCGGTCGGTCGCCGCGGAGCTGGGGGTGGACCTGCTCGTGCTCACCCCCGGCGCCGATCTGCGCTACCTGTGCGGGTACGACGCCCACGCGATGGAACGCCTCACCGCGCTGGCCGTGCCGCGCAGCGGGGAGCCGTTCCTGGTGGTGCCGCGGCTGGAGGCACCGATGGTCGACGCCGGCCCGGCCGGCGCGCTGGGGCTGGAACTGCTGGCCTGGGACGAGACCGACGACGCGTTCGCGGTGCTCGCCGGTGCCGCCACCGCACGGCTCGGCACCGCACCCGCGCGGGTCGCCGTCGGTTCGCGGACGTGGGCCGAGCACGCCCTGGGCGTGCACCGGGCGCTCCCCGGCTCGGCCCTGGAGCTGGCCGCACCCGTCGTCGACCGGCTGCGCATGGTGAAGACGCCCGCCGAGATCGAGGAGCTGGCCCTGGCCGGCGCGGCGATCGACCGGGTCCACGCGCGGATGGGGGAGTGGCTGACCGTCGGCCGCACGGAGGCCGACATCGGGGCCGACATCGCCGCGGCGATCCGCGCCGAGGGGCACGTCGGGGTCGACTTCACCATCGTCGGCTCGGGGCCGAACGGGGCCAGCCCGCACCACGAGCTCTCCGACCGCACGGTGCAGGCCGGGGAGCTCGTCGTCGTCGACATCGGTGGGGAGACGGCCACCGGCTACCGGTCGGACTGCACCCGCACCTACGTCGTCGGAGGCAGCGCGTCCGCCGAGGTCGCTGAGTGGTACGGCGTGCTGCACGCCGCGCAGCAGGCCGCGACGGCGGCCGTGCGGCCGGGGGTGACCGCCGAGCAGATCGACGCCGCCGCGCGCGAGGTGATCAGCAGTGCCGGGTGGGGCGAGTACTTCATCCACCGCACCGGCCACGGCATCGGTCTGGACACCCACGAGGCGCCCTACATCGTGGCCGGCAACGACCTGCCGCTGGAGCCGGGCATGGCGTTCTCCGTGGAGCCCGGCATCTACCTGCCCGGCCGCCACGGCGCCCGCATCGAGGACATCGTGGTCTGCACCGACGACGGCGTCCGCGTCCTGAACAACGGTCCCCGTGGGCTCGTCGAACTCCCCGGCTGA
- a CDS encoding 5'-3' exonuclease, whose protein sequence is MLLDAASLYFRAFYGVPTSVTTPDGRPINAVRGFLDMTARLVTAHGPDRLVACWDDDWRPAFRVEALPSYKAHRLAPDGGEETPDELGPQVPILVEVLAAAGLARVGAPGYEADDVIGTLATRSRGPVDVVTGDRDLFQLVDDARGVRILYTARGISDLDFVDESAVTAKYGIPGRAYADFAVLRGDPSDGLPGVAGVGAKTAAALIDEFGDLAGIRAAVARTVVPKPPLTAAVLKKLHAAADYLDAAPVVVAVAKDIDLPPVEGPLPRTPADAGALAALAEAHGLRSSLGRLGAALGWPEDVLG, encoded by the coding sequence ATGCTGCTGGACGCCGCGTCGCTGTACTTCCGCGCGTTCTACGGGGTGCCCACGAGCGTCACCACCCCCGACGGGCGGCCGATCAACGCCGTCCGCGGCTTTCTGGACATGACCGCCCGCCTGGTGACGGCGCACGGCCCCGACCGCCTCGTCGCCTGCTGGGACGACGACTGGCGGCCGGCCTTCCGCGTCGAGGCGCTGCCGTCCTACAAGGCCCACCGGCTGGCGCCCGACGGCGGTGAGGAGACCCCCGACGAGCTGGGGCCGCAGGTGCCGATCCTCGTCGAGGTGCTGGCCGCGGCCGGTCTCGCCCGGGTCGGCGCCCCCGGCTACGAGGCCGACGACGTGATCGGGACGCTCGCGACGCGGTCGCGCGGGCCGGTCGACGTCGTCACCGGTGACCGGGACCTGTTCCAGCTGGTCGACGACGCCCGCGGCGTGCGGATCCTCTACACCGCCCGCGGCATCTCCGACCTGGATTTCGTCGACGAGTCCGCGGTCACCGCCAAGTACGGCATCCCGGGGCGGGCCTACGCCGACTTCGCCGTGCTGCGCGGGGACCCCAGCGACGGGCTGCCCGGCGTGGCCGGCGTCGGCGCCAAGACCGCCGCGGCGCTGATCGACGAGTTCGGCGACCTGGCCGGCATCCGGGCGGCGGTCGCGCGGACGGTCGTCCCGAAGCCGCCGCTCACCGCGGCCGTCCTGAAGAAGCTGCACGCGGCGGCGGACTACCTCGACGCGGCGCCGGTCGTGGTAGCCGTGGCCAAGGACATCGACCTGCCCCCGGTCGAGGGTCCCCTGCCCCGCACCCCGGCGGACGCCGGCGCCCTCGCTGCGCTGGCCGAGGCGCACGGGCTGCGGTCCTCGCTCGGCCGGCTGGGCGCGGCCCTCGGCTGGCCGGAGGACGTCCTGGGCTGA
- a CDS encoding DUF4333 domain-containing protein, translated as MTNLPHGDAEPDRSPGPDGRPPEAGQPPAGPPSYGASLWSQQPWPQPGAAPGGPPFGATQPYGQLPANFGPPGQVPRPPWGQQYGAPQQYGQPPARRRSRAGLVAALATVAVAVLAGIAVLALSTGPTVLSRTAVEQDVAAQFERREGVAVDLQCAQEMPVEEGAAYECTGVTSDDEQVTLRIEITDEDGAHYTWTEP; from the coding sequence ATGACCAACCTGCCGCACGGCGACGCCGAGCCCGATCGCTCGCCGGGGCCGGACGGCCGGCCCCCGGAGGCCGGTCAGCCGCCGGCGGGGCCCCCTTCGTACGGGGCGTCCCTCTGGAGCCAGCAGCCCTGGCCGCAGCCCGGTGCCGCTCCGGGTGGGCCGCCGTTCGGCGCCACCCAGCCCTACGGGCAGCTCCCGGCGAACTTCGGTCCGCCGGGGCAGGTCCCGCGGCCCCCGTGGGGGCAGCAGTACGGCGCGCCACAGCAGTACGGGCAGCCGCCGGCGCGGCGGCGGAGCCGAGCGGGCCTGGTCGCCGCCCTGGCCACCGTCGCGGTCGCCGTGCTCGCGGGCATCGCCGTGCTGGCCCTGTCCACGGGTCCCACGGTGCTGTCCCGGACCGCGGTCGAGCAGGACGTCGCGGCGCAGTTCGAGCGGCGCGAGGGCGTGGCCGTCGATCTCCAGTGCGCGCAGGAGATGCCGGTGGAGGAGGGGGCCGCCTACGAGTGCACCGGCGTCACGTCCGACGACGAGCAGGTCACCCTCCGGATCGAGATCACCGACGAGGACGGCGCCCACTACACCTGGACCGAGCCCTGA